Proteins from a single region of Bacillus solimangrovi:
- a CDS encoding gamma carbonic anhydrase family protein, which yields MIYEYKGKHPQIAESAFIADYVTISGDVQIGEQSSIWFNTSIRGDVAPTIIGDRVNIQDNSVLHQSPNNSLIIEDDVTVGHMVILHSAIIRKNALIGMGTTILDQAEIGEGSFIGAGSLIPQGKKIPPNSLAFGRPAKVIRQLTEDDLKDMTRIRREYVEKGQYYKGQQEANNKKNS from the coding sequence ATGATATATGAGTACAAAGGAAAACATCCTCAAATTGCTGAAAGTGCATTTATAGCAGATTATGTAACCATTTCAGGTGATGTTCAAATCGGTGAACAATCAAGCATATGGTTTAACACGTCAATTCGTGGTGATGTTGCACCTACTATTATCGGAGATAGAGTCAATATACAAGACAATTCAGTGTTACATCAAAGTCCAAATAATTCTTTAATTATTGAAGATGATGTTACTGTTGGTCATATGGTTATCCTACATAGTGCAATCATTCGAAAAAATGCGTTAATCGGTATGGGTACTACGATTTTAGATCAAGCAGAAATTGGTGAAGGTAGCTTCATAGGTGCAGGTAGCTTAATTCCACAAGGGAAAAAGATCCCCCCAAACTCTCTTGCTTTCGGGCGACCCGCAAAAGTCATCCGACAATTAACAGAAGATGACCTTAAGGACATGACTAGAATTCGTCGTGAATATGTGGAAAAGGGGCAATATTATAAAGGCCAACAAGAAGCAAATAATAAAAAGAACAGTTAA
- the metK gene encoding methionine adenosyltransferase codes for MAVNRRLFTSESVTEGHPDKICDQISDGILDAILTDDPNARVACETTVSTGLVLVAGEITTSTYVDIPKVVRETIKEIGYTRAKYGFDAETCAVLTSIDEQSADIAQGVDKALESREGQMSDDEIEAIGAGDQGLMFGFACNETQELMPLPISLAHKLSRRLTEVRKDETLAYLRPDGKTQVTVEYDENDKPVRIDTIVISTQHSPEVTLEQIQSDLKQHVIEPIVPENLIDTETKYFINPTGRFVIGGPQGDAGLTGRKIIVDTYGGYARHGGGAFSGKDATKVDRSAAYAARYVAKNIVAAGLAEKCEVQLAYAIGVAKPVSIAIDTFGTGVVSEEKLVEVVRNNFDLRPAGIIKMLDLRRPIYKQTAAYGHFGRTDIDVPWERTDKAELLKSQV; via the coding sequence ATGGCAGTAAATCGTCGTCTTTTTACTTCTGAGTCAGTAACAGAAGGTCACCCAGATAAAATTTGTGACCAAATTTCCGATGGTATTCTTGATGCTATCTTAACGGATGATCCAAATGCTCGTGTAGCGTGTGAGACAACTGTAAGTACTGGTCTAGTTCTTGTAGCGGGAGAAATCACTACGTCTACATATGTGGATATTCCTAAAGTAGTCCGTGAAACTATTAAAGAGATTGGTTATACACGTGCAAAGTATGGTTTTGATGCTGAAACTTGTGCTGTTTTGACTTCAATTGATGAACAATCAGCAGATATTGCACAAGGTGTCGATAAAGCGTTAGAGTCGCGTGAAGGGCAAATGTCAGATGATGAAATTGAAGCAATTGGAGCAGGAGACCAAGGATTAATGTTTGGTTTTGCATGCAATGAAACGCAAGAGTTAATGCCACTTCCAATTTCACTTGCACATAAGCTTTCTCGTCGATTAACAGAAGTACGAAAAGATGAAACGTTAGCTTACCTTCGTCCAGACGGTAAAACACAAGTGACAGTCGAATATGACGAGAATGATAAACCAGTTCGTATCGATACAATTGTTATCTCAACTCAACATAGTCCAGAAGTTACACTAGAGCAAATCCAGTCTGATTTGAAGCAGCATGTAATTGAGCCGATTGTTCCTGAAAACTTAATTGATACTGAAACAAAATATTTCATCAATCCTACAGGTCGTTTCGTTATTGGAGGACCTCAAGGTGATGCAGGTTTAACGGGTCGTAAAATTATTGTTGATACGTATGGTGGTTATGCTCGTCATGGTGGAGGAGCATTCTCTGGGAAAGATGCAACGAAGGTTGACCGTTCTGCGGCATATGCGGCACGTTATGTTGCAAAGAATATCGTTGCTGCTGGTCTTGCTGAGAAATGTGAAGTTCAGCTTGCATATGCAATTGGTGTTGCAAAACCTGTATCGATTGCAATTGATACATTTGGTACTGGAGTAGTTTCAGAAGAGAAACTAGTTGAAGTTGTCCGTAATAACTTTGATTTACGTCCAGCAGGTATTATTAAGATGCTTGATCTACGTCGCCCAATTTATAAGCAAACAGCTGCTTATGGACACTTTGGTCGCACTGATATCGATGTACCATGGGAGCGTACAGATAAAGCAGAATTGTTAAAATCACAAGTGTAA